Proteins encoded by one window of bacterium:
- a CDS encoding 5'-methylthioadenosine/adenosylhomocysteine nucleosidase — MIFGIIGPSEEEICPFVELMESKAATSYAMLNFYEGTYNNVPVVSVFSGACKVNAAIATQILISKFNVSHLIHIGVAGALKDDMSVGDIIVPDAIAYHDVLPEIITEYHPWMKDEYFRPDRGMLTACLDMMKSNYSAKRWFSGKAITGEAFIHDDERSKLVSKYDPYCVDMESAAVAHACYVNKIPFIVIRSISDNADDCGSEDFDNNVASSSLNAIEVVKDFIKHYTKPPASI, encoded by the coding sequence ATGATATTTGGAATAATTGGCCCGTCTGAGGAAGAAATATGCCCTTTTGTTGAATTAATGGAATCGAAAGCCGCTACTTCCTATGCTATGTTGAACTTTTATGAAGGCACATATAATAATGTTCCCGTAGTCTCCGTTTTTTCTGGTGCATGCAAGGTCAATGCAGCCATTGCAACTCAAATACTCATAAGCAAATTCAATGTCTCTCATTTGATTCACATTGGAGTTGCTGGTGCTTTAAAGGATGATATGTCCGTTGGCGATATTATAGTACCCGACGCGATTGCATACCACGATGTTTTGCCAGAAATAATTACAGAATATCATCCTTGGATGAAAGATGAATATTTCAGACCGGACAGGGGGATGTTAACCGCATGCCTGGATATGATGAAGTCAAATTATTCTGCAAAGAGATGGTTTTCCGGGAAAGCGATAACCGGTGAAGCATTTATCCATGATGATGAAAGAAGTAAGCTGGTCAGCAAATATGACCCGTATTGTGTTGATATGGAAAGTGCTGCTGTAGCCCATGCCTGCTATGTAAATAAAATACCATTTATCGTCATTCGCTCGATATCCGACAATGCAGATGATTGCGGTTCGGAGGACTTTGATAATAATGTAGCATCCTCTTCATTGAATGCAATTGAAGTGGTAAAAGATTTTATCAAGCATTACACAAAGCCGCCGGCAAGCATTTAA
- a CDS encoding phosphomannomutase/phosphoglucomutase — protein sequence MPVNPKIFKAYDIRGVYPNELDEAQAKEIGRALVDHLNCKTVAVGRDMRTSSQPLFTALAEGITMQGAQVIDVGLVSTDGLYFAVGKFGFDAGVMITASHNPAQYNGLKICQANAIPLSGDEGLNQMRDLINQGKLKTGASKGTIISRDIDLDYISHCLSFVDHKKIWGYKIAVDAGNGMAGRTIPPIFRQLPGTLVPMFFDLDGTFPNHPASPIEPENIAALQETVVKQHCDFGAAFDGDADRMFLVDEKGRALAGSDVAALVSKVLLKKNPGSAILYNAICSRCVKETVEKYGGQAVRSKVGHALIKPLMREHNAIFGGEHSGHFYFRDNWFADSGLIAFLVCWQLISEENKPLSQLVDEIDRYVRIPETNTTVQDIPGKLAELEKIYSAKGAQLDHLDGLTISYPDWWANIRPSNTEPLLRLNVEAESQALLDEKVKELLQVIRG from the coding sequence ATGCCGGTCAATCCCAAAATATTCAAGGCCTACGACATCCGCGGGGTCTATCCCAATGAGCTGGATGAGGCCCAGGCCAAGGAGATCGGGCGGGCTTTGGTGGACCACCTGAACTGCAAGACCGTGGCCGTGGGCCGGGACATGCGGACCTCGTCCCAGCCGCTGTTCACTGCCCTGGCCGAGGGCATCACCATGCAGGGGGCCCAGGTGATAGACGTGGGGCTGGTTTCCACCGACGGGCTGTATTTTGCGGTGGGCAAGTTCGGCTTTGATGCCGGGGTGATGATCACCGCCAGCCACAATCCGGCCCAGTACAACGGCCTGAAGATCTGCCAGGCCAATGCCATCCCGCTTTCCGGCGACGAGGGATTGAACCAGATGCGGGACCTGATAAACCAGGGCAAGCTGAAGACAGGGGCCTCCAAGGGAACGATAATTTCCCGGGACATAGACCTGGATTACATCAGCCACTGCCTGTCGTTTGTGGACCACAAGAAGATCTGGGGATACAAGATAGCGGTGGACGCCGGCAACGGCATGGCCGGGCGCACCATCCCGCCCATCTTCCGCCAGCTGCCGGGCACCCTGGTGCCGATGTTCTTTGACCTGGACGGGACCTTCCCCAACCACCCGGCCAGCCCCATAGAGCCGGAGAACATCGCGGCCCTGCAGGAGACGGTGGTCAAGCAGCACTGCGACTTTGGGGCGGCCTTCGACGGCGATGCCGACCGGATGTTTCTGGTGGACGAGAAGGGCCGGGCCCTGGCCGGCTCGGACGTGGCGGCCCTGGTTTCCAAAGTGCTTTTAAAGAAGAACCCCGGCTCGGCCATATTGTACAACGCCATCTGTTCGCGTTGCGTCAAGGAGACCGTGGAAAAGTACGGGGGACAGGCCGTGCGCAGCAAGGTGGGCCACGCCCTGATCAAACCCCTGATGCGGGAGCATAACGCCATCTTTGGCGGCGAGCACTCCGGGCATTTCTATTTTAGGGACAACTGGTTCGCCGATTCCGGGCTGATAGCCTTTCTGGTCTGCTGGCAGTTGATCTCCGAGGAGAACAAGCCGCTGTCGCAACTGGTGGACGAGATAGACCGCTATGTGCGGATCCCCGAGACCAACACCACCGTGCAGGACATCCCGGGCAAGCTGGCCGAGCTGGAGAAGATCTATTCCGCCAAAGGCGCCCAGCTGGACCATTTGGACGGTTTGACCATTTCCTATCCCGACTGGTGGGCCAACATCCGGCCCTCCAACACCGAGCCGCTGCTTAGGCTGAATGTGGAGGCGGAGTCGCAGGCGTTGCTGGATGAAAAGGTGAAGGAGCTGTTACAGGTGATAAGGGGTTAG